TCAAGCAAAGACACCCGtttttctaaaaataaacacacatcccGCCGGTACCCGACGCACGGTGATTATGAAAgatgtaattaattattagCAAAAGGAATGTTTTCTACTGAAATTCTTAACTGACACGCTAGGCAACTCCAGCATAACTTGGTAGTTTGAGGTAACTTACATAGCTTGAAAGCATCCGGTAGTAACTATCCGGTAGCGTGACATAATTGTTTCGGAACGGTGAGTAGGATACGGTCAACGATCGACGGAACATTTTCGGAACGCACCCAACGGTCTAATTTACACTGAAAAGCACACAAATACCATACGTGATCTTTGAACCCTTGTCGATCGAACCACTAGAACGCTGTACAGACCTATAAAAGCAAAATCATAAATCGAAACCGATAGCTTATCgcagctgttttgttttgaacctTTTTCCCGGACAGCTGATGTTGAACTGTCAATCAGTGAACGTGACCCAAATGACAATTTCGATACGAAGCACGAATGCCATGATGACAGAACTGTCAAACTTCCCCATAGCGTAATTTGTATCGGTTCGGCGAACAAATTTGAGCAAAATAATTacttctgtttttgtttcttatttgaaacatttatatTCTATTTTGTATAAtctaaaattcaattttgcaAAACAGTGCATTAGTGAGTAGATTTCACTTCAAATATGTAAATTACCTTCCGAAGAGCCCTGCCTCGCGTTTGacatgcttttgttttgattcttATTTTCTACGGTGTGTAGTCTGTTCTTTCGGGtggtttgtttgcaaaaaactGTGTAAATCTTCTTTAACTATTTCACTTTACAACATTGACGCGAACATGGTTACTCTGAGTATGGATTCAGAGGACGATGATGATTTGGACATCGATTGGAACAACATTGAAACTATCAAGAAGTTTGATTCAGGTGACCTGCCAGCAAAAGTCTGCAATTTTTTGTCAGAATGTTCTCGAAAGCACTTGAACTTATGTGAGTTTTGTTCTTTATCTTTAGCCGAGTCAACAAACCTGCTATCGATGGTCACGCGAACTACTGCTGAGTTGCACACTGAAGAGCGTTCTCTTCAAACTCGGTTAGCAACGAAAGCATCGGCTCCTGTGAGTCTGTTGGTAGAAAGCTTGCTGCAACAACTATGTGCACTGCTGGAACCGGATGCCGATCGTTCGCGTGTCTTGTACAAGACCATTTGCGATCGATTGCATGCAGTGAACTTGATAGACGAAACGTACACGATGGGAGAGTTCGAGATGATGCGCAGCCAGTACCAAAAAGCCCTCTACCATCTGGTCAGCATTGCACGTGGACGAGATTTGCCGGTTGTGTTGCCCGATCTGCAAGAATACTGGCCACTTCCGGCGGGGCTCGAATGGTCACGCTACTATCGAGAGTTTGAAGAGATTTCCTTTATCGCGGGTGGTGGTTTCGGTAAGGTATATCGGTCCCGCAACAAGCTGGACGATAACGTGTACGCCGTGAAGAAGGTGACAATCCGATCGACCACCATAAAGAGTGTGCTGATACATCTTGCCGAGGTAAAAACACTCGCCAGTTTGAATCATATCAACATCGTTCCTTACAAAGCGGCATGGCTTGAACCGCTAATGTCGCCGGGAAAGAACAGTGCCAACAGCACGTCGACaatcgatgaagatgaaaGTTCTTCATCGGAAGACGATGAGGAAGAAACGCATCGTACGAAAGATTCATTGCGGAGACCAGAACACGATTCTGAGGAATTCAGCATCCTCTTCGAGAAGAGTAACGGCGAGCAGGAACAGGAGAATAGCGAAGAAGCGAGAAACCAAATAGCGGAAATGGAAGACGCATCGAGAAGCGTGGTTAGCATCGAAGAGACCCAGCCACATATTAATCTGAAATGGGCTACACTGTACATCCAGATGACTCTCTGCCATTTGACGTTACGTGAATGGCTCGATCAGCGTAACGCTGTGGAGAGCTTTTCCCAATTCTATGCCAACTTTTTGCACCATCAGCATGGTTTTGTGACGTCTATTCCACGGAACTCTTTTTGCCGCCAAAGCTCACAGCTTTCCAACACAAGCGAACCTGAAATGATCGATCAGGAATTACCGTCCAGGCGTAGCTCGGAATCCTCCAAAGATGACTGCCAGGCGGAAGACAATGTCCAACATCTTGACATCGTTATAGACATTTTTCAGCAGTTGCTGAACGGCTTGAACTACATTCACTCGCGCGGCATCGTACATCATGACATTAAACCaagcaatatttttgttaGTCTGTCCCATCACGATTCAAAAATAAGCATTCAGTTGGGAGATTTTGGTTTGGCCTGTCCGCTGCAAAGTTCCCATGTAGGCGTTGGCTTCGGCACACCGCTCTATGCTGCTCCGGAACAGCTGGCGGGAGAGTGCGATCCAAAGTCGGACATTTACTCGCTCGGTATAATACTGCTCGAGCTGCTTGTACCGCTGTCGACCGATATGGAGCGGGCGGAAACTATCAAACAAGTGCGACGCGGTCAATTGCCACCCGATCTCGATCGTGATTTTATGGGACTGTTGAAGAATTTGCTTCACATGCAGCCTGCGCGACGGCCCGGGATGCACGATCTGGTAGAAGCCGTTAATCGCATACGCATTAACCGCGATCGAGTAATATCGGAGCTGCGTAGGAGCTTATCACTGCGAGAGGAAGAAATTTCTTGCCTGCGGACGCAGATCGACGAACAGCAACGAGCACAGCATGTGACGGAGGAAGAGCGTGTGCAGATGGAACAGCAAACCACACGTACGTTGATCGTCAAAGAGCAGGAGCTGATCTACATGAGCATGGAGATGCAAAACAAGGAAATACAGTTGCGCAGCAAAGATATGGAGCTGCGCAGTAAGGACGAGGAAATACAAAAACTCAAAGAAATGCTTCGGTCATACCAGGAAAAGGAAGCGGAAGCTGAGCAACGGAAGAAAGATGAATGAGATGGGAATAATAATTTACGATAGTTTGATCGTCGGATTTGTTTGTAGCTTTACGATTAAAAGTATATGCCTGAGACCAGTTAACTTactattaaaattgatttcgtACCGAATAGTTCACGATTTACCAGCCGAAAAGACTTACCATCTAGGTTAAGAAACCGCGTATTGTGATGGTGTTAATAAATTACGCACTGAACGGTTAATTCGATCGGATTGAAGTTGATTGGCTCACACAAATTCccatgaaaaaaagaaagttaaaaaagTCTCTGATTTAACCGAAAAGATAGGCGAAGTGTGGCTAAATTATCCGAATGATCTTCGCCGGAGTATCAACATTAAATTATGTTGCCTGCCGCTATTGCTTAACTGTATCTGCGAGTAAGCATCAACTTCTACAGCACCATCAAGGAAAATAATTCACCTAAGGAAAGGACATTCTGTAAACTCATTATTTGTTCTGCTGGTGAGGCGAATATAGACTAGAGGGATATTACCGTTTTCAAGTTTCCTAGTggctttaattaaaaaagctCTCATGATCCTACGTATTAATGTGACTTCCCAATATTAGGGAAATGACAAGATTATGAGTACATCaagttgctgatgatgatgatgatgatgttcaaTCTCAACACTTGCTTCAGCACCGAAGGTAGTTCTGTGGCACAGTTGTATCGACGCCAAACTTTTATATGACAGGTTTGAATAATTCTCATTCAGATTGATCTACATTGATTGATCTGATCCATCTGATAGGACGTCAAACATGTTTTTAGAAGGCTTACCGTTCAGGATTTCTGGCGCAAAGAATTAATCATAATTTCCTAGTGGCAGGTAAATCTGATTCAGCTTCATAAATCTGAATAAATATGCATCATTATTCGAAAGATTTGTGAATCATCATCCTAGCTTTATGATCTCCAAAAAGTACTGATATGGACCTTCTCGTCTTCAATCATCGGTTACCAAACTACTATTTCGCTAAGGGCCTCCAAAGGACATGAATCGTCACTGCTCTAAGGATAAATGAACACTTTTGAGAATCGATTCTTGATTTGAATGGCTCTTTGCTAAAGATCCAGATGAAtcactcttctcaaaagattctcTAAGCGCTTCATGACTATTATTTACCCCCAATACCCCCTTTGATTAATTTTGGAAATGTAATTAATAGGCCCGGTGGTACTGTGGTAGTTGGTAAATTTCTTACATGACAGAAACTGCATCAAATCCTATCAGAATTGTTCCCTCGCTATACTCAGGACTAACTATCCAGCTAAGGTTTAATCAAATAAAGTAAAGTCAGCAGTTAGCAGACTCAACTCGTCTCAAGTTTTAGTACCACAAACGCGAAGTTCCTTTCAGGCTGTATTTGTGAGTCACAACTCCAAACCAGGCTCATAATACAGGTGTTACAATCTAATAATATATATCCTACTACCTAAGACAAGATATTGTCGAGTGAGACAGTTGACAATTGTGGTCAAATAAGATATTTGTCAAGCTAATTTATTCCTTCCACAGTGAGATCATTATCCTGTCCACTCGTCACTTTTGTCATCATAACTTTAAATGTGTGACAATATAATACGTGGCATTCGATCGTAATGGACAAAGTAAATGACCGATAATGAATTTAAAACCGTCAAATAAGTCTTTTCTGAAGTATTCCATCTGTGAATTACTCCTAGTTTTGATGCGTGCAAATTATGTGACGACATCAGTCATACGTACAACAGcttaattgaataattaatcCAGTCAACTCATCTCAGAATGCGCTTTTCATCTTAACAAGCTATTCTATATTACAACCATAGTCGAAACATTGAAGATACTTTGTTCTGGTGTGGAATTTTCAGAGTCTGATCAGATCAATGCTACCAgagaattattaattaatgcaCATATAAACGACGAACTATATTCTAAGAGCCGAGAATTAAAACCAATAATTTCGAAGAACACATGGTGGAGCACATGAAAGATTCGTCCGTCgaataatttacaaaattaCTGCCAAGGAAAAGGATTCTGTAccaaaagataaaacaaatcttGCCTTTACCAAATCACATTTGGAAAGCATTACGTCTAGttttgtgcttaatgaatcttttgagaagagtaaTTCATATTTTTCTTAAGTGAAGAGTCATTTGAATCAGGAGTCAACTCTGAAATAAAATCATGAATGCTCATTGGAGACCTAAAGTGGAATGGTAATTGCAGCCCATTATTGGCAACTATACCCCGTGTGCTTGCAAATCCCTAGGTGGTTGTCATAAATCTTGAATGAATCAATCTTTGAAATTTGATacattcaaattaattcatcCCGTTCAAATATTCCTTTCGATTCATGAACCTGAATCAGTTTCACCCAACACTTTCATGTTTTTAATGTATAATCATATCGCAAAGGTCCTGCCGCCTAATTGTTCATATAATACTTACTATAAAAAGGCGTAGACTTTCAATAACGTGGGTATTTGAAGGCTTAGGGACATACAGTTGTCATTAtcataaagaaaaaatatcagCAACACCGATTTATGGTGCCCTTTGCCTGATCACACGAGTCATTGGCCGCATTCAAAcgataaatcaaacattacgACTAACATGCGAAATTATTTACCATCAGTTTTTACGAGTACAAATTGTGCCAAAAACGATCGAGAATCAAAGCGGGCACTCAAATTTCGGGGATGATCGTACCACTTGTACCACTTTTCTTCCGCCCCTATCCACCGGGTCCAAGGCTGAGTAATGCATGGGGTACAAAATCTTCTGCAATGGCGTTGCAGCCTCGGTTGGCTGTGAAGCCATCGCACGGCGCTGGCTACAAACAGCTGCCCCCCGGTATTAGAATCATCTGGCGCCGTTAGTAATTGATTTTATCACCTCATATATTTTCGCTGTTCACGGGTTCGCTCGATCGCCGGTTGATGTGGTCGGCAGCGGGAGAGGACCATGGTATGGTGCGGGTAAATCGAAAGGCGATCAAATTGGCCAGTCCCCGACACCCGTGGTGAGTGCGCACCACGTACGTACGGGGGTAATCGATCACGGCCACTAATCGAACGTGTCCCCGGCGGCCATTAACGTAAAATATCACTTGGCTTAATATCGCCCAATGTCTATCATTTGGCGCAATCATTTCGCTGAACACTTTTGGCTGGTGATAGCTGACGATCGGGAAATTTTTGGGTACCTTCTCCCCCCCATTTAACCGGCCAGCATTTACATAACGACGGTACGGTAGAAAATTAGGAAGCTGCAGCATGCCGATCGTGCTGGATGCGCTTCGGTAGCACTACGCGGCACCGATGAACGCCGTCACGGCTCGTCAAACAGATTCCGCAGCAGCAGGCGAAAGGTAAGCTTGCTTCCTATTAAGAGCAATTATTGTCGCACAGTCTTGACCGTCCGCTTGTTGTGCGAGGCGAAAGCGACCTCGAAGCTACGGGGGAAACACAGCCAGGGCCGTGTTGAGAAATTGCTCCCCAAACCGACAGCGACACCGACTTTTTGTGGATGTAGATGTCAGAAAATTGGAGCCGAGTCATTCGAGCCGCAGCACCGTAAACCTGCCTTAAGCAGATCACATTAGATTCAATTATCCTATTGAAAGGGTAACAGttgaagcgacgaaccctctCCCGATGGTACGCCCAACCCGCTCATTCAAGGATTGGCTGTACTCATCCGCAACCGACCTGTGACATTCACACTCGGCCCGTCCTTGCGGCCAGCGGGCTGATAAGCGTCCCGGTGTTGCAGGGGCAACGTGCAGCGGGGGTGGGTGCGGACGGGGTTGAAAAATCGAGGCCAATTACCAGGTGGTCGCTAAGGATGCAATCATGTGCAGCACAAGGTGGCCACGCATTTGTGGAAACAAAGGATCAACGGTACAGGACCTCGCCGTGGTCCGTTGCCTCACGCTAGGTGCGTTTCGTTGTACAGCTTCGGAGCTGTCTGCTGTTTCGCACTTAtagtaattaataaattattttctgttcGGCTTTGcgccttttgtgtgtgtgctttttcgtTCTGCGGCACTGCCAAAACACATCAATGGCGAATGGAAGCTTTCGTGAAAGCAAACACAGAAACAGCAGGATGGAGCggaaaattatttcatcacCAGCGAAAATGCACCTGACGCCTCGTTATCCTCGGTTGACAAAAGTCGTGTTTCACTGATCTTTGTTTTCGAAGGTAGCGATGGCATGATTTGTGGTAATTTTGAAAGTGCAAGAGGTTTAGATGCGTTCAGCGCCAAAAAAAACTCTGAAAAACTTCTACTATggttaaaataaagcatacaGAGGTTGTTCAGAGGTTCAGAGGAAGAATAGAGTTTCTCCTTAATATTCATATATTATCTCATCGTTGCAGGAGCGATTTTTAACAGAATGAATTTGCATTTATTATTGGTCAGGGGAGGCTGATACATCCACGCTGTCACTGATACTGACATTTTGAAAATCACTGCTTTACAGACTGTTATTTGCATAATGAACTCGTATACGCCGTATCGACCATCGATcaatttccaatttttttgAATACGATTATCAGTGATTTGTGGCTGTCATGTGTTGTTAAGTTCTTTTTAAATAGTTCACACGACGATGTAGTGTTTAAAGATTGTAATAAGATTTCCATCCAATAGGACCACTCTTTTAGACTCTTTTCGACCTTTTTTCGACCTTTTCGACCTCTTTCTTCTCTTAGTTAAGATCACTTCAGGTCTAAAGACTGAAAACAGCTTCTTCTACGGTTACAGTAAAGAACAAGTACTTGTACGAAGGTGTCAAAGAGTAAGATTAGTCTTAAATACTTATTGATAATCGATATCAAATAATCGATTACATATTTTTCGATCATCGATTTTTTGATAATCGAAGATTTATTCGTTCTGGTTGGTATTGATTGATATTAATGCACGCTGTCTTTTACTAAAATTCATTACAACAGGCAAACGGAGGGGTTGGAAGGAAGAAGTCAGAACGAGGTTGATGTTTTGAATAGCTTTCAGTTGAATACTCCAAGCAGAAGACACTTCAGGACATTCTGTGCAAGCTGATGATGTTCAATTCATTTTGGAAAATAGTCCTCCGTACATGATGATCTCTGTAGATCTCTGTGATATTAAAAGCTCTTTAGGAAGTAAAGTTAGCCAAAACCAATCGCTCGTTAGCTGTTGAGGATTCCTGATCCATTTTCATTGTACCACCGCATTTGACTATTATACACAAAATGGAATACGCTGTAACATTCATTCCCGCATGtaatgaaatcaattttcatCGATACGATCTGATGCGGATTCGATCATAAATGTTTGTGTCTTTACCATATATTGTTAACCAAcgttttaatgaaattaatcGTTAGACGGTGATATAATGTTTAAagattgtaataaaaaatagatttaGCTTTGGTTTTTAGAAATTTTTTGAAACATCACTTTGCTGAAAGCTGTATGAAATGTTATAATGTATTCGTGTTATATTCATATTCTTAATATAATATCCCTGTTTatgttatatttaaaaaaatatatttttaagtaATCATTTTTGTTATCTTCCAATAAATTTATCTAATATATCTTGACTGGAGCTTAAAATATTTAAGCAAACACAATTTTTTTACAAGTTATCAATTTCTTGCAGGACTTGATAATTATAGCGTCTCAAAATTTGTTATAATTattgaataattattaatctaattattatttaataattaattattaattatattataattatcgttataattattaattacaaatgaattaattatttaaaatagcaAAGGCGTATGTCAATCCAAACAAAACCGGGAACAGTCGTTCCAGTGTATATCAGTTCCACCAATAAATAACTTTTGAAAATTGTAACTAAAATTTGGTACGAAAAGCGATAAATAATgtaacaaaaattaatcattGCCCAAAAGTGCTACGAGCATTTTAAAAACATCtgaattaaaacatatttcctGACGAGTTTTTAGTGTTTTACGTCAATATCGATCATTGCTCGATTATTCTTGATAAACTAGACAATTTCTTAAATGCTAAATGAGACGTATTATACAAAAGAAATTCTTCTACTGAaccatttcttttcttcgGAATGAAAATATGTCAAGTATCGTTTAAATGAAGCGATGGCAGGTGAAAGTGAGCAATATTTCCTTTAAACGACTTTCTAACAATCGTCCCTAAATGAGGCTAAGTCTATGAAATAACATACAACTGAAATAAATACGAGcttaaatataaataacaaTGAGTAAGGACTCGATCTTTCATCTCCAAAATCCTGTTGATTGTCCAGTTAATCTGGAAAACCTATAAATACATGCCAAGCATATGACCTAGCGCGCCGTTCGCAtataaaaagaataataaaaaaatacgttAAATTCCTCACGTTCAAAAGAAAAGGCAACGTTCAATAACCACCGCGGGAAGGtccacatatacacacaccagatatataaaaaaaaaaccccgaaagaaACATTAAGGGATGGATTGCAAGAGGTGCACcaaaagcgaaataaaagcCAGGCCCCGGAAGAAAACCCGACCGAACGCACAACAGACGAGGGATTCGATTTCTTGTCGGTTAACAGGTACAGATCCACCTGTCCTCCAACTGTTTGACGCGTGCCTGTCCACGTGCCTTTCCCTGGTGCACCTTGCCCGTGCACTCCCCCCAATCAGACAGTATCCTGCCTGTGGCCGGGCACAAGCAGTTTCATATTTATGTTCGCCCTTTTGGTCGTTGTTGGTCAACGTTTTGCTCTGGCATCACACTACaagtacacatacacacacatacaaacacgtaAGTGAGCAGAGCGTGTGGATCATTTTCCCCTTCCCGCCGTTTGCATCTTTCCCCTCAACGATCGTTCTCCCGAAGATCGTGATCCTTTTTCCGGCGGAGGGACACATCCTTTGAGTTTTCGATCAAGTAATTCCAACTCCCGGTGAAAGGTGCCGGAAAAGAAAGGGAGGATGGGGGAGAtggggaaaataaaatgaaaagagaATTAATAAAGCTCACCAATTCACCTCTTTACCGTTTATGTTCGTCCAGCAGCTCAGCTCACACAGCAAAAACCGCACGCCGGGTTGCAACTCGTTTGGAACCCACTTTATTGCTCGGtcattattattaaaacgAAAGCCAAAACGATAGCGACTGCAGCCTCTCGTTCAGGGCTTTATCCATTCGGTTCGGGTTGCGTTGGAGAGTTCGATTGAAAAGCCGGGTAGTGTTATGCAAGGACTTCCAGACGAGATCAAAGGATTGGATGCAGTAGCACAAGTATCCAGCACGCGCCACATTTTTCAAGCTGAAAGAAAGTGAATCGAAAAGTTTATTGGgttgtaaattaaaaatttaatacgAATTCTCTTTTATTACACTGTAAcacaattttttaatattgtttttattttgtttcgaaaTTAATTCGTATTAAACATGGCATTCAGGAGTGTGATCGTTATCCGACGTTTCAAGCGACGGACTTTAATTATCCTGCCAACCCCATCACTTATCGTCCAACCCCCTCTATTTTgggacagcaaaaaaaaggtgcagaattataataaaaagcGGAATGAACTCAATTCTTCTCTTCTGGCTCAGCTGTTTCGCTGATGCAGAACGCAGATTCTCGCCGCATCTGACGGCGATGCTGTATAGTGTGTTGtgaattaaaatgtaaaaaaagaaacacaaaagctTCGGCCCATAcggttgtttatgtttattgtgGCAATGCCGTTCGATGTGTGCGGAAATTATTCTTCCCCAACCGTTACACTTATCTCAATTGGCAGCTGGATAAATGTTTCGCCTCGCTTCACACGTTCATCCTTTATCCGTTTCGCTCGCGGCTCGCGCGTATGGTCGAAAATCAAGGACCTTCCTACACCGATGCCAGGCTGCCGATGCGTCGGGTgcggttttattttgctgctgAAATTGGTTCATTAGGAGGCTGGTTTTGCATGTGCGCTGGGAAACGTAGCGTATCGTAAAAAGCACTCGTGACGTGTACAGATGTCGTGTAAATTTAGAATATCGACAAATTAAGCAATCATACTACCGTGCTTCTTCTTTACACTCCATTTGGCTTATTTCAGAATTGGAAATCTCTCCTTAATCcattgaagcttttttttcacGCTGACGTTGTTTGATGCGTTTTACTCATCGTGGCCAGTGGTGTCTTTTAATGAAGGCTTCAGTCTTTGATGTTTGTTCATCAAAGAGTTATAAATCACGAAAAGTtgggaaaaaatataaataaaacattatacATGGACCAAACTCAGCTAAAGATTTTCCATACAACCTTTTATTAAACAATAATTCCAACAAAACCTatattttcatgaaaaaagcattaaaaactttttaaattctttaaaagcatttttgtATTAGGAGGGCAATAAAGTATTAGGTATTTTTCAAAAAGTTCTACAAAAATTCTATCACATTGGGTCCTGCTTTAATGGCTGCTTaataaatgggaaaaaattaCAATTATACTAAATAATTGATAACATTATAAAAAGTGAACATAATATACATTTTCTATTCtatattgttgttattttctatttcaaagtTTCCTTTGAAAGTTCATATGAAATTAAAGACTCTAATCGGTAAGATTCCTTCCGTTGGTCATCAACAACGacttaaaaaacaaaaattcaacaaTTGAAGTTCATGTATTATAGTTTGTTGTATTGTGTAGCTTTCCAAATCGGACCGGATCGATCCAATTCCTTCAATTTTTGTAATGTAAACTTGTGGATAAACTTTGAACTCTTTGTCTTAACTCTCCATGGAGCTTTAGATAATAATTTCAGATTCGAAACAGTTTCAGCATTGAACTAAAGATCTTGGATAAATCTAGAAACGAATTGTAGTAAAGCATATCAAAATATTTGTATTGCATGAAAATGAAAGACCAGTCACATATCAGAATTCCAAAAGGATACAACatatattttcattcataattttctttttttttaatgattcaGGCGTAAATCGGTAAATTTGGAGTATTGTGAAGGGATAGTACTCCGGAGAAACTCAATTTAGTTTAGTGTAGTAGTTTGTAGCAGTCAAAAATAATTCAGATCAGTTGGGAATGGGTGGGAGATTATTCAACAATTAAAAATCTGCTCAAACTGCTTTGCTTTCCTTGAAGTTCAACTCGATTCATCAGTAAGATTCAAACGAATCGTGGAACAATTCGCAACTTCCCGTGACTAGTATTTCGGTGGGACCCATTTCACGTTGTGTATTATGAGCTAGTAGGATCTCTAAAATGGATTTTTAAGTCAAAACATGAGAAATCTTAATTCGGCATTCGAATTCCTCAAAACTTCTCTTCAAGGATCTCTGCATAAAGCACTCTCCGATGACCACCATCATTGATTATGATATAGTTTGGATTGTTTGGAAGTTTTCCTCCCAAAATCAGCAATtattttgacaaaaaaaatttaagTTACCAAAGAGACAGGAATacagaaacgaaacaaataattacaaaaacaaaaaaaatataaacgtAAA
The Anopheles moucheti chromosome 2, idAnoMoucSN_F20_07, whole genome shotgun sequence genome window above contains:
- the LOC128310496 gene encoding eukaryotic translation initiation factor 2-alpha kinase 1-like; the protein is MVTLSMDSEDDDDLDIDWNNIETIKKFDSAESTNLLSMVTRTTAELHTEERSLQTRLATKASAPVSLLVESLLQQLCALLEPDADRSRVLYKTICDRLHAVNLIDETYTMGEFEMMRSQYQKALYHLVSIARGRDLPVVLPDLQEYWPLPAGLEWSRYYREFEEISFIAGGGFGKVYRSRNKLDDNVYAVKKVTIRSTTIKSVLIHLAEVKTLASLNHINIVPYKAAWLEPLMSPGKNSANSTSTIDEDESSSSEDDEEETHRTKDSLRRPEHDSEEFSILFEKSNGEQEQENSEEARNQIAEMEDASRSVVSIEETQPHINLKWATLYIQMTLCHLTLREWLDQRNAVESFSQFYANFLHHQHGFVTSIPRNSFCRQSSQLSNTSEPEMIDQELPSRRSSESSKDDCQAEDNVQHLDIVIDIFQQLLNGLNYIHSRGIVHHDIKPSNIFVSLSHHDSKISIQLGDFGLACPLQSSHVGVGFGTPLYAAPEQLAGECDPKSDIYSLGIILLELLVPLSTDMERAETIKQVRRGQLPPDLDRDFMGLLKNLLHMQPARRPGMHDLVEAVNRIRINRDRVISELRRSLSLREEEISCLRTQIDEQQRAQHVTEEERVQMEQQTTRTLIVKEQELIYMSMEMQNKEIQLRSKDMELRSKDEEIQKLKEMLRSYQEKEAEAEQRKKDE